The genomic interval caaacaggaaaacaaaagcctgtgtgtgcttGGAGGAATGTTTTTCATGACATAAGTCAGTTATACCTGCGCTGACATGACTCTGTGAATCCGCTGTGAATATGCTGTTAAATTAGGCCATGCCTGGAGCAGGATTTGTCCTCCTGAACTCCTGAAATCCATCACTAATACCAGCTTTGAATGCGGCTCTATCAGCTCTAAATATAAAGCACAACTGatgctgatgggaatgtcatgaGTTCTGCAGGTACTAGCTGAATACAGAATTGTGAAGATATCAAAACTTGGATAGTGTGACATGaagtcaccaaagtcattatgGTTCATCCTGAGGGGTCTTGAACATCTGGACCAAATTTTAAGACAATTACTTTCACTAAAAATAGAGACGTCAGAATCAAATCATCACAAAATCTTTGGGATGCCTCCCCTGTCAACCATCAATGtcatgtcaatccatccaataattgcTGATCtgcttcagtctggaccaaagtggtggaccagctGACCCTAACTCTAACCCACCCATGAGGCCACACAGCTGGCATGGCTAAAATCCTGAGATCAGCCTGTGTTACACCCACCATGTCTTAGTTTTAGGATAGAATGAATTTCCAACCTTGCTAAAACCCCCAAATACCAGAAAACAGGATGTCTGTGTCTTCTGCCTGAGCTGTGAGGCCAGTGGAGTCAGagaagtgcagctgaggctgatttgAACCTCTGTAAAGTGAAGTGAAGGTGTGAACTAACCAGAGACACAGCTGGCCAggctgaagagcagcaggatCCTGAAGGTCATCTTCTCACTGTGGAAGTCCTCACCTTCTGcttcctccttcactctgtCTTCCCTGTGAGAATCAGAGCTTCAGAGTCATTTGTTTGCCCGCCCTGCGAATCCTGCACCACTGATTTGTTCCCACAGACACCCTTAAAGTCAcagcatcctcctcctgcttctcctgctttctcacacttttctgtcctgttacagtcagacagaaaaaatgcaCAATTCCCACTAGATGTTTTTCTCTTACCTGCAGTCAGTTCTTCTTGATCGCTTCCTGCAGTCTAAACTGACACATCAACGTCCGTCACTAAGCTCCAACATGAGCCGCCGCCCAGCCGTTAGTTTGCTAATATAACTGCGCAGAAGAAGAGTGTGTCTGTCCTCCAATGAccgctgctcctcctgctcctcctgctctaTGTAAATGATTTTAGAGGGGTGGATGCGCAGAGGGATTTTCACATGGCAGTCAACAGACGAGGCACTCCCATCAAATGTTGTCAAACTGGTTCTTGTCATGTTGCATGTGCATGGAAAAATGAGTGTACTGCTGTTGGAACCAAAGAGTGAATAACCTGATGTACCAGCATCATATGATCGAAATATGACAATACACAGCCTCCGCATGGTATCAGAAGggtgaaaatatttaaaatatgtcAATTGTGATTTTGCAGAATTTTACCCCATTATTTAAAATCATACGAAATATTGCACAATATTCATTATGTGCATATAAATGCTCATTAATACGTTTCCTAAAGTCTGCAAAGTCATGCAGGTTGTGCAATATAAGTGCCCAAATACTTCAGATGAATATACATTATTCAAATTCCTTTGCAGGGTGTGGACGTCTGATCCTGAGCGGCGGTTTGACTCTTTGCATTACCTCTCAGGTACTTTCTCCGTGTGGCAGCAACGGCGCCAGATGACGCACAAGGAGAAAAACATTcccaggaagaggaagagggttAGGATGACTCAGCTCATGAGCGAACACTCGAGAAAAAACTTCAAGTACCGTCAGTGAAGACAACAACAGTGAGTAGCAGTCAGCGCACAGCAGCCACGACGTGTGGCGCTAAACAGTTAGCAGTTTGTTTACAGCGTGCTAACGGAAGATTCAGGTCAATGATTACTTACTCAAAACGCTTTCGTGGATCCAGATGGACGAATGTGAAGAAATGGGtcaaagggtgtgtgtgtgtgtgtgtgtgggtgtgtgtgtgtgtgtgtgggtgtgtgtgtgtgtgtgtgggtgtgtgtgtgtgtgtgggtgtgtgtgggtgtgtgtgtgttaaggaaCAGCTGAATGCACCTCCATAGTCACGTTTCAAATCAGACAGCCGGCGTCAAAGTGTGCCTTTTAATAGACAGGTCTTTCTCTGGTCCCGCCCCTTGGATATGGTTGCTAAACAgcataacaaaaacaataaacaaaccaaCAGGACTTCCTCCGGCAGAACATTCGGACAACAGGTGAAGTGAAGCTGAAGGATCTTTTAAATTTGTGCTTCCACACACGTGCCAACAGGTTTTCATCCGCATGATGAAAAAAACTCCTTCACTTCGggtcagactgaaatatctcaacaactgttcgATGGATTGATATGAAATTCActtcagacattcatgattgatgatgatgatgatgatgatgatgatgatgatgatgatgaagtgtctctgagtccatgtgttcatcctTCATCCAGCTCTCTCTGACTCAGTCATCATCAACCAGCCAGACTCATTCACCAGTTTCTACAGGCTGCTCAAGGCTCAGCCAGTCATCAGATATCAATAACTTTACAAGCCTCTGTGTTCACTTAATCATCTCAGGAAAACACCAAGTCAGTCACACTTCAATCTGCTCACAGCTGATTGTGGCTCAGTTTCACCTGCTGTGAAAGTGACAGCAGGTGCAGCGGAGCCCCCAAACAGGGAATGACTTTGCATGTGGCGGCCACAAACAGTTGTTCTCTGCTGATCCTCCATGACTCATTCACCTCCAGTTTTCAGTTCTGTTCACTGGATCAGCTTtgatttcagtttcactttcactttcttttcgATCTCGCCTTCGTTGGGTTGATGATTTTCCACTGATGCCACTCGAGTGGTGTTTGTTTCTTCAGTTACTTCCCACTGTACACACAGTGCGTCAGGAAACAGCTGCTTGCTTGCACTTGAGGTATTTGAACTTTAGTTACATCCATCTCATGCTTCCTTCCATCTGTGTGCTACGTTTCAGATGGAAATGTTCTTTACTCAACAACAATGATTGACTGGTATATCAGTGATCACATCACTCTGAAGCCCTCTGTGGACTGTTCAGCCAAGCTCTGCCTTGTGGCTCTTTGCCCCTCATGTCTTCCTTCTCTGCACTGCTTGGATATTTTATGACTTTCTTGCTCTCCTTTGAAAGTTTTAGTCGTTATTTAAAGTCTTCATGGTCTCCACCTGGTGAGTCTTCGGTAATCCAGACTGTCTGTGACCTGATGTCGGCTTGACTTCAGACCTGAAACGTTCAAATCTCCAGTTTTTGTCATTGACAGGACTCAAACGTCTCAGCTgtggataaaaacaaacagcctctGAAGAACCTGTTAAACTGGGGTTCCTTGACTGTGGGAGCtggtgccctctgctggttcaCAGTTACAATGACTGGCAGCATCTAGTGGCCACTAGAGGAACTGCATGTTTAATTTGCCTCAGActttgtgttgtatgaaaatcaataaaacacactggaaGCTCAGAGGGTGATGTGTGGTgcttattcatttattctctATTGAACAGTCAACGCTATAATCACAGAATCAATGAATTTCTTCAGCAGGAACGTCCCTCAGGTGGATTTGATTTGACACAATCCTTCGCCGCTCACAAAGCCGCTGCGATGACAAAATGATCACGTTATTCTGATTTATTGATCGTCAGAGCGTCTGAACCGTCCCTGTCCACCAGGAGACACGATGTttaaagagcagcagagctcctgAGTGCTTTCCAAAGACACCTGGACTGTTTGAGGTCCTAGAAGACGTTTGGTCTCTCGTCCCAGAGGCTTCTTCAGGATGAGACcaaacgtcttctagaacctcGAGCAGGTCCAGTGGCCTTTGAAAGCACTCAGCGGTACCATGACATGGACGAATGAGACTGCTCGGACTCTAACAGCTCTGACCGACGCTTGCTTTGACCATTTCTCGGAGGTGAAGATGCTCTGGAGGCAGAATCACCTCAGTCCACTCAGATGTAAAGTGATGTTTCACCTTCAGTTCACACTGAGCGGCGTCGTCCATAAACTAGACCTGAAAAACTCTCCACAGCAGATAATCAGATTACCTTGACTAGTAGTACACACTAGTAGTACAGTAGTACATTTTTGGATGTGTTGACGTTCTTCTGAAGTAAAGAATTTATTTCTTTTGATCtgtaaatcagtgtttttccgTTAAGAAGCTTCTTCAGTCTCTGCGCGTTTCTGCTTCGCTCTCATTTCTCCTTCTCCGTGGACATCCTCCCATCATGCCATGCTTCTCTGGTGTTCCTCAGGGCCTTCGTCCTTTTGGGGTCCACCACCACGTAGTCCACACGTGTACGCCCGCCTCGTGCGCGCTCCTCGCCTGCTCCGGCGTGCTCGCTGCCGCCGCTTCCGCCCTCTGCCGTGCAGCGTTTCTGGTGGTGGTAAAAATTCATGTTGATCAACCTGGCGCCCTCTAGTGGCTGAACGTTTACCACACACATATTTCCCTCGACTGACCAATTTGAGATTTgtgtgacacacagagagagagagagtggtcTTACCTGTCTAGTTGGTGTCGATCGCCCGGTGTggaggtccaggtccaggtacTCCACCTGTTTGTCGCCTCTGGCTCGCCGTAGCAACGGGCTGCTGACTCCACCCTCTGAGGCCCGGTGCAGCATAAGCCTCAGagactgtggacacacacacacacacacacacacacacacacacacacacacacacacacacacacagagtttactTAAAGGCATACTTACTAAGCAGTGAATAAGGTCAGAAGGGAAGGATGAAAGGAAAGATGATAGGCAGGAAGAAGGATGTAGAGAAGGAAGGataaaggaaagaaagcaatataggaaggaaggaaggaaggaaggaaggagggagtgtTTTACTGGCTCCCCGGCGCTGAAACTAAGGTTGGACGTGGTCATAGCGACGTAGCTGTCATCAGGGTCATCAGAATCGGAGGAGGGGGATGAGCTGTGAGCAGAGGTCGGCCTGACTGACCGACGGCTGGAAggactgacgcacacacacacacacacacacacacacacacacacacacagcacaaatgttCATAATTATTCATGTCGCAGTTTTTACTCTGAATACTTTCagttctgcagctctttgtagttttttttgtagtttttcttCCTTGTCTCTACTGTTTCTACTTTAATCTCTTCTGAATTCTGAATGCATGACAGTTTTTTTACACTCTTGtgttggtacttttactttcaaagCAATCGGAaaacttcttccaccactggaaaTAAAGTATTATCAGTAAAATGGATTTATTCAGGagtaaaatgtacaattttaCCCTCTGaatggagtagaagtatacaGTGACATTCTATTTAAACACTCAGTACCtataaattgtacttaagtacaaaacttgagtaaatgtacttagtttcCACCATTAACTTGCAGCGCTGCATCGGCACCACAGGGGGGCAGCAGAGTGCAACAGCTGAATGTTCAGGTATTCACACATGacgcctgtctctgtctgtctctgtctcactgtgtctctgtctgtctctgtctctgtctctgtctcactgtgtctctgtctctgtctgtctctgtctcactgtgtctctgtctgtctctgtctctgtctcactgtgtctctgtctctgtctgtctctgtctcactgtgtctctgtctgtctctgtctctgtctcactgtgtctctgtctctgtctgtctctgtctcactgtgtctctgtctgtctctgtctctgtctcactgtgtctctgtctctgtctgtctctgtctcactgtgtctctgtctgtctctgtctctgtctcactgtgtctctgtctctgtctgtctctgtctcactgtgtctctgtctgtgtgatggaCATTAAGTATTGATGTGCTTTGTAGTTTTCTGCTGACACTGCAATAAAAATCAAGCCTCTGCTCCTatcgcacacactcacacacactcacacacactcacacacacacaaatgcttaCTCTCGTGTGAAGGTTCGAGTGACAGGCGAGCGGACAGGGGGCGGGACTTCCTGCCAGTCATGCTGCACTGGAGTGATGTCCAGAGGAGCTGGTTTCactgggagagagtgagagagactttttcactttttgtgaCTTTTTGAAACACAGTTGACGTCAACaatgaaagacatgaaaaagaaaagcggACAGTTTAACAATTTAGTGGGATATTTGCTTGTTTCTTTGATGCATTTTGGGAGTTGTACAAAATGGCAGGGAAGAAGCTGCAGGGTCTGACCTGACATCTCACATAGGATAATGGGTCTGACAAGGAagtaaaatgtcaaagtaaGACGCTGCGCGTGGAGTGTCGCAGAGTCAGCTCTCTGACTGTAAACCTTCACTAATATTTAATGGGAAAGTTTCTATAAGCTCCAGCTCGACGTATGCAGCTGCGTGTTTGAGTGTGTGGCTGTCACGACCTCGTGCTGCTGCCTCGTTGAGCAAAGTGGAAACGGGTAAATTATTAAAACCAAAAGAGGCTGAAGGGGAACAACGGAGATGGGAAATGACTAACAGAGCGACACAGTGGAGggaacatggagagagagaaagagccacaagagacagaagaagaaacaatcGACCATTTCAGGAACAGAAACagtcgtccgcaaacttcaaGTGTGCAAACGATGGTAGAAATGTGCTTTGCCAGTGAAGGAGACACCACCAAAAACAGGAATTATTCAGTGgtagaaaacagagaaacaagagtGCAGACTTTGCTTTATCGAGTTTCACCGGCCTCATATTTATTATCCATGAGAGTCCTGACGATCAAACCAAAGACAACAATGCTGATGTTGGATGATCCTGCAGAATCCGGCATCACGTCAGTTTTAAAATCACTGctctttaaaaaatgtgtgtgcggCAACTACAGTGCGTTTGAGGTCGATGAAAGATTGCGGTTCTGGTAGATAAACTTTAGTTGAGGTTAAAGTGCTGAAACACgtggttaaggtttgggaaCCACAGCGGTCAACTGCAGCTCACAATCAAAGCATGAACTGTGTGATTGTGGTTGAAAGCTGTGGAAAAATCCAGTAATTAGACCTTAAGTAAAGGTTGTCAGTTCAGTTCTGAGTCGGTACCTCTGGTTCTGTGCGTCGGCTCTGCGGCGGTCTGAACGTCCgttctctctgcaggctgactgACACAAACTCCTGCAGTGATACAACATGCAACATACAACATGAGACAGCGGAAAGCATCGAGCAGGCTGCACGACTGCAGCGGCTGAATCCACACCAACGCTCACTGTAACTGTACAGATCCAGATCAGGTCAGGCTCCTGTTCTTGGAGTCATGCGTTAGCTTTAAGCTCATGCCCACCTCTGCGTTGCGGTTTCAGGTTGCGGTGGATCGGAGGGGGCATGGCTTTGACCTCCACGCCACTGGCAGCATTCATGGTATTCCTCCGGAGCGGCGGGGTGAGGGGGGTCACGGGAGTCAGGGGGGAGTGTCGAAAACCCATGTGGGCGGGTGGGGGAACTTGCCTCCCCAGAGACGCCAGGTCACCTGTAACGGGGTTAGGATGGGCGGGAAGGGAAGGGGTGAGGGGGGTCATGGGGACGTAGTTGGCATCCTGGAGCTGGACCGAGGGGTCAGAGGACGGAGGTGGAGGCACCctggaagaagagaggaagatggtCCAGTTTGGGTGTGCAACTGGAAAATTTTATAAatcaaaaatacaacacaaaacacaaaaatgacatcTGTCAGCGCTTTTTGCTCAAATTGTCTTCCAGTTGAAAAGGTCCAGTCCTTAAAATCCTTAAATCCTTAAAATCGTTAAATGAACATTTCATGCATCTTCTGACTCACCGCGGTGCTACAGGAGGCTCAGTGGTGGCAGCGCTCATGGGGACGTAGTTTTCGTCCACATCATCATCTTCCGAGCAAACGCTACCCAGAGGTACCATGCCTTTATTAaactgagagaggaagacatgttttcacaataaaactgATAAAATAAAGAGATGAAATATAAAACGGGCCGTATTTTAGCTTTAACTTACGAAGTAGCTGTTGAAGCTCTCGCTAAACTCAAACATGCTTGCTCTGTCAGACAGAGACCGAGGGATGTACAACGACTCAcaacctgaaacacagagcaaatCGACTGATTCGTAAACTGCCTGACGCCCAGTTCACTCccaacagagctgcagctaggatgttagcttagcataaagactggaaacagtagACCCTGACTTCAAATATCTGCCAGTTAACATCTGGTTGATACTGCATCTTGTTTGTAAAatgccaggctagctgtttccctctacttctagtctttatgctaagctaagctaactgtctgcaggctgtagcttcatatagGTGTAAGGGCGTGTAGAGCCTCTCGTCTGTGTCTCAACAAGAAAGCTAAAACAAacgtttcccaaaatgtcagactgttcctttaaatgtgacataattgtttgcctttttttgtattgttacaGAGAAGTATTAATGcgcttcttccaccactgctggaATCTGGCTGCAAAAACTCTTTGTGCTCTTGTGGGACAAAGTTCTCCTCTTATGAATGAAACTAATCAAATTCTGGAGCAAACAGGCACGGGCTGTTTCAGCTGTGAGGATATAATCCATCAACGGTGCCAGTTCTGCACAATAAAGCTGCTTTAGTGCTCTGTGATCTCCTCACTCCCCACTGCAGCTCTGTATGTGTTAAATTGGGAATAATATTGATTTCCattgatttactgtcagtgctACTGATTTATAATACAGGTACGCTGTCAGTTAGCATCTGCCTTTGTTTGAGtgagactggaaacagtgacGCCTGCCTCCATCCAAAGGTAACAACATCCAcctccagcacctctaaatctcactAATTCACAGGTTACAtcacatttgtttaatctgttcaagaaccaaagtgtaaaaatgtcacGTTGTGGTTTTACGGGTCGTCATGTGccggactatttcttggctgggtgGAGTGACTTCAGAGGGATAACGAGGCTTTAAATGAAAGCTCAAGACAGACTGTTCTCGTCTCACCTGTTGTTGGGCGTCCAGGTGCAGTGACAGTGTTACTCCTTGgcagacctcctcctccctccatatatccatccctcctctctgtctctgaggtGGATCGGGGCAGCGTGCCCACAGCTGAACTCTCTCCTTGGGCTGCGACAGTCTGGGGCTTCGGTGGCCGCGGAGGGGGAGTTGGGGTGGAGGTGTGGAGCTCCGCCTGGGTTAAGGAGTCCACACTGGGGGTAGAGGAGGGGCGGCGAGGGGGTTGTGGTTGCGGGGTGGATGCCGGACGTGGGATCTGGTAACCGCTGGTGATGTATGAGTGTATATTTGGATGCATGGCGGAGTGTGTATCATCACAGAGAGGTATCGCCACCGGTCGCACGTGGAAATCCAGTGAGTGCTTCCTGGGATGAGGAGACGGGTGGCAACGAGGTCTGCCGGCTCGTTtctgagggtcagaggtcacgctGGCATCCAGGGACTGGCTGAAAGGGCCTGCTGCGGTGGAGACTGTCCAAGGAGCTGTCTTAAAACCcgagaaagagcaggaggatgGAAGTGGAAGGCCGttgggaaggagggaaggagatgaggaggaggaggaggaggaagaggtggtggagggaggagggtagAGGTTGTCGTTGTAGTCGGTTTcaagagaggtggaggaaccTAAGGGAGGcctggagacagagaaacacaaataaGAGTTGAATTAGGTTTTAAGCAGGCAGTTTGccaaaaatacaagaaaaaccTTTGCAGTTACAGAGGAAATGAGCTCTCGTCGTGTTCTGGTGAACTGTTCCATGAAGGTTTGAAGTCAACCTAGAAAACCGTGGGTGTGATCCAGGCTAAGATAAACCTCTTATCCCCTCCTTAGATCCAACACGTCTGAACCTGTAGCTTCAACTGTTAGTCCAGTTGATTTAGCTTCAGTTTAGTCTGAACTAAACTGAGTGCAAAAGTCGACTGTTTGCATTTTATGCAGTTTCGGGTGATTAATGTTCACTTTACCTGATGGTGAAAACTCGAATAGATGCCAACAAACAGGACTTATATACTGGTTCACTGATTTATAATCCTGTTGgctgtgttattgtttgttttagcaGCTGCTCATCACTGGAGATCTGAGGCTGAAACAGaattcacttcctgtccttGAGACTTCTGCATGATGGACTTGTTtgagctcttcttctctggtgtttATACAAATATGCAAAAACTCAAACATGAGGTTTGTGACATCTTAGAGGTTCAACTTTAAACTTTACGACAAAGAAATACTTCTGAAATACTTGTTTCTTCTGAGTGATACACTGAATCGCAGTATTACTCAAACATTTGTTTACTTTGATTTGATCCTTTTCTAGGACTGAGTTTCTAATGTCATCACCGAACTTTCACGTCCCAAAATGAAGTCTTGTTTCCTGTATTTGGCAGTGTTTGCTTACCTGATGTGACTCTGGCAGTGCGACAACCAGAGGTAATCTTCTTCTGCACTGCCATCGTGGTCCACATTCCGCACACTCACTGGATCATAGGGGGGTGGGACTGGCCCTGTTACTGTGTTAACAGTGGCGGTGCCACTGGTTGTGGTTATTGCCGTGATGGAGGACGAGCCAGAGGCAGGTGGTCTGTATGGAACTGCAGAAAGAAACAGTCACACAAATGAGAAGATAAATAACAATACGTAACGCTTGTTCATCATCTCTACGTGAGTGACTCGAGGCTATGTTAGCcgctgctagcataacacacccaaatTTCTGCCTGTAGTCGAGTTACACTGACTACAGACAACGCAACCTGGGAGCTGGAGGTACAACCTTCTCTACAGCTAACAGTGTTGCATGGTCTAACATTTGGCTTTGAGTTGTTGTAACAGCACCACCTATGGACCAATCTACATCGTCTCTTGTATCCAGATTATTAGTCTCTGTTTGGAAAATGATAAAAAGTTACTCAAACATGAGTTACAAGACTGAATGCAGAATGACTCATTGTGGGTATTAAAGTCTTAGCTGTCATTAACAAAACAAGACCAAGTAGAAATGACTGGACAAAGTAAAGCTTATACACAACAacatattcaaatgtttttccatATACACATCTGAGTCACCGACACAAACACAATCCCGAAGGCATTTTTGTCaatcttcctctctgcatgttctctgtcctctctcctcccaccggttttcacactgactcacagcCACAGCCCACACATCTATCCATTTCAAATGCAAAGCAAGAAAGGTGTGAGGAATATTTTGATTCCCTCCCACTCTCCGCCTCACCATCGTCGGTCGGGTTGAAGCCACAGAGCAGGCAGATGGAGGAGACCCAGCGGTTCATATCCTCTTCAGACTCAGCCACCAGGTACCAGATCCTCTCCTCCGTCTTCAGGTCGAAAACGAAGCtgctctccagctccttcttcGTGAACGACAGGCCAGCATCCACCTGAAGGAGATGGGGGTACAGTGAAGGAATAGAGGCAGAAGAGTCcttatgaaaacacaaagcttGGTAATTACATGGAAGAATAttcaatgacattttaaaatgctgctgttagctagcattagcccTCAGTTAGCATTACACAGGGTCAGTCTTAAACCTCCTGCAACAAAATCTGAGGCCCTGAATGACAGGGTCAGCTGTCTAATTGACAAAACTTGACTAAATCAAAAATCCAAAGAATCAGCTGTATAACAGAACTGCAGACACGTTATCAAGAGCATGTTACTAGTTTCACCATCTCAGTGTTGTTCCTATTAGATCAGAATTGATGTTGCTCACAAAGTGACCGCACAGGTCAGGCGCCTTCTTCTTcggtgtgttcaaacttctgtttCTCAATGTCAGTcgcacttacagtgattctgacagCTGGGAATAAAAGTCCAGAGTGTTCCCTTTCAaaggagaccaaaaccatgtATGTACTCCAAATTGTTCAAAAACAGCCATCAGCTTACTTTGGACAGGTGTTTTGGGCTAATTTTCACAGGAATGATCGACCCTTTAACAAAGTCAACAATGTAACGAAGGCTAAATTAGTTCTCTGGTCTTTTTCCCAATTCCAAAAGCTATGACATCATAAAAACATGATTGGTCAGTAACTCTCCAACATGGTGTCAGACCGTCCTGAgtctgtctgtttacctgtTCACACAGGTTCAGGTTGATGGTCCTGATTGGTCGACGGGACTGCTGGTTCTTGTAGTACTGCAAGACATCGGGCTCCCCGCTCAGCCGACCGCTTCGCAGCACGAACCATCGCCTCTTCCAGGCCTGGAGAGAGTCAGAGACGCGTGTTACAACCCAAAATGAAGAACcatgaaagttttttttcctaGTTGACATAAAACGAAAAGTAattcaaacacatgaaaacccTCATTATTGACGTCAACATCAACAAGGGACAATCCTATTAGACAGAAACTTCATgttcctctcgctctctgcaACTTTCAGGCTCCGGTGTCCTGCTCCCATATCAGAAGTCTTACACTCCAGtgcacatgacacacacacacacacacacacacacagacgtgagGCTTTCCACCATAACCACGACGTGCCTAATCCCAACCCTTTCCTAAtccttaaccccagtcttcatcctaaaatttcatgatttacatcgtggggacctgcattttgtccccacaagtacggcaagtcctcacaatgtgactgtgtaaacagatataTGTCCCCACagcgtgagtaatacatgggaacacacacacacacacacacacacacacacacacacacacacacagacagagagacaatgaACAATACATAGATTTACAGCCCAAGACCAAGATCTAAGTGTGTCCTTATAAACCATAAAATTCAACCTAAATTTGAATGATTTGCCTTATGGGGActtgttttgtccccataaggacgCTGGGACTCCAC from Chaetodon auriga isolate fChaAug3 chromosome 24, fChaAug3.hap1, whole genome shotgun sequence carries:
- the LOC143317039 gene encoding GRB2-associated-binding protein 1-like, whose protein sequence is MSGAEEVVCEGWLRKSPPEKKLRRYAWKRRWFVLRSGRLSGEPDVLQYYKNQQSRRPIRTINLNLCEQVDAGLSFTKKELESSFVFDLKTEERIWYLVAESEEDMNRWVSSICLLCGFNPTDDVPYRPPASGSSSITAITTTSGTATVNTVTGPVPPPYDPVSVRNVDHDGSAEEDYLWLSHCQSHIRPPLGSSTSLETDYNDNLYPPPSTTSSSSSSSSSPSLLPNGLPLPSSCSFSGFKTAPWTVSTAAGPFSQSLDASVTSDPQKRAGRPRCHPSPHPRKHSLDFHVRPVAIPLCDDTHSAMHPNIHSYITSGYQIPRPASTPQPQPPRRPSSTPSVDSLTQAELHTSTPTPPPRPPKPQTVAAQGESSAVGTLPRSTSETERRDGYMEGGGGLPRSNTVTAPGRPTTGCESLYIPRSLSDRASMFEFSESFNSYFFNKGMVPLGSVCSEDDDVDENYVPMSAATTEPPVAPRVPPPPSSDPSVQLQDANYVPMTPLTPSLPAHPNPVTGDLASLGRQVPPPAHMGFRHSPLTPVTPLTPPLRRNTMNAASGVEVKAMPPPIHRNLKPQRRGVCVSQPAERTDVQTAAEPTHRTRVKPAPLDITPVQHDWQEVPPPVRSPVTRTFTRDPSSRRSVRPTSAHSSSPSSDSDDPDDSYVAMTTSNLSFSAGEPSLRLMLHRASEGGVSSPLLRRARGDKQVEYLDLDLHTGRSTPTRQKRCTAEGGSGGSEHAGAGEERARGGRTRVDYVVVDPKRTKALRNTREAWHDGRMSTEKEK